Proteins from one Mucilaginibacter jinjuensis genomic window:
- a CDS encoding M28 family peptidase: MRKIYLGAFALLTANCTFAQKDPVAEKFAKYITVEDAHKHLSIIASDDFEGRETGQPGADKAANYLSGEFKKLGLQGANNGLYFLDVPLTAISAKVSALDINGSQPVYGKDYTAAGISANGNVKASEIVFISNATDADLSAVDIAGKVVLVSNEAKPGANEGVRQVMARFQQVLKNIQAKKPALIFVASTNSRIRGINGAERIGLKKENATTATTIPYFNINVATADQLLKNSGKTYAQLIAAPQVQTLKTELAVSYEYITKDAKAVDVVGFLPGSDPKLKDEVLVFSAHYDHIGLNPNGPDKVNNGADDDGSGTTGILEIATAFTQAKKQGHGPRRSILFLGNVGEEKGLLGSEYYTDHPVIPLERTIADLNIDMIGRTGYEHQGKADSSNYVYVIGSAMLSTTLHKVNEDANTNYTNLVLDYKYDDPNDPNRFYYRSDHYNFAKHGVPIIFYFDGEHQDYHKPGDEVSKINFPMLVKRAQLVFYTGWDLANRDKRPVVDVEAK; encoded by the coding sequence ATGAGAAAAATTTACTTAGGCGCTTTTGCCTTGCTTACTGCAAATTGCACCTTCGCGCAGAAAGACCCTGTTGCCGAAAAATTTGCTAAGTATATCACCGTAGAAGATGCACATAAACATCTTTCTATTATTGCTTCTGATGATTTTGAAGGCCGCGAAACCGGTCAGCCCGGAGCAGACAAAGCAGCGAATTACCTTTCGGGAGAGTTTAAAAAGCTTGGATTGCAGGGCGCTAATAATGGCTTATATTTTCTAGATGTTCCGCTTACGGCTATATCAGCAAAAGTAAGTGCGCTCGATATTAATGGTTCTCAGCCTGTTTATGGTAAGGATTACACCGCTGCCGGTATTTCTGCAAACGGCAATGTAAAAGCCAGCGAAATTGTATTTATAAGTAATGCTACCGATGCCGATCTTAGTGCTGTTGACATTGCCGGAAAAGTAGTATTGGTTTCTAACGAAGCTAAACCAGGCGCTAATGAAGGTGTAAGACAGGTAATGGCGCGCTTTCAGCAAGTGTTAAAAAATATCCAGGCTAAAAAGCCGGCTTTAATTTTTGTAGCAAGTACCAACTCACGCATCCGCGGTATTAACGGAGCAGAACGTATCGGGCTGAAGAAAGAAAATGCTACCACAGCTACCACAATACCATATTTTAATATTAATGTGGCTACAGCAGACCAATTGTTGAAAAACAGCGGTAAAACTTACGCACAATTGATTGCGGCCCCGCAAGTACAAACGCTTAAAACTGAGCTCGCTGTTAGTTATGAATATATTACCAAAGATGCCAAAGCGGTTGACGTAGTAGGTTTCTTACCAGGCTCTGATCCGAAACTTAAAGACGAGGTTTTAGTATTTTCTGCACACTACGATCACATCGGCCTTAACCCTAATGGCCCCGATAAAGTCAATAACGGTGCCGATGATGATGGCTCTGGTACAACCGGTATCCTCGAAATTGCTACTGCCTTTACGCAGGCTAAAAAGCAAGGACATGGCCCGCGCCGCAGTATCTTATTTTTAGGTAACGTGGGCGAAGAAAAAGGCTTGTTGGGTTCTGAGTATTATACAGATCATCCGGTTATTCCATTGGAGCGTACCATTGCCGATTTAAACATCGATATGATTGGCCGTACAGGTTATGAGCACCAGGGTAAAGCAGATTCGTCTAACTATGTTTATGTAATTGGTTCGGCCATGCTGAGCACTACTTTACACAAAGTAAACGAGGACGCTAATACCAACTACACAAACCTGGTACTGGATTATAAATATGACGACCCTAATGATCCTAACCGTTTTTACTACCGATCTGATCATTACAATTTCGCTAAACATGGTGTGCCCATCATTTTTTATTTTGATGGCGAACATCAGGACTACCACAAACCTGGCGATGAGGTAAGTAAAATCAACTTCCCGATGTTGGTTAAGCGTGCCCAACTGGTGTTTTACACAGGCTGGGATTTAGCTAACCGCGATAAACGCCCGGTTGTTGATGTAGAGGCGAAGTAA
- the rpiB gene encoding ribose 5-phosphate isomerase B: MNTDLKIAIGSDHAGFEYKQALAAFIKAAELKDFGTYSATSVDYPDFAHPVASAVENGEYDFGILICGSANGVAITANKHQGIRAGLCWNAEVAALVRQHNNANVLCIPARFISVEEAKQIVEIFLTTGFEGGRHADRVNKISC, encoded by the coding sequence ATGAATACTGATTTAAAAATCGCGATTGGCTCAGACCACGCCGGTTTTGAATATAAACAAGCTTTAGCTGCCTTTATTAAGGCAGCTGAGCTTAAAGATTTTGGTACATACAGTGCCACTTCTGTTGATTATCCTGATTTTGCGCATCCCGTTGCCAGTGCTGTTGAAAACGGCGAATATGATTTCGGTATCCTGATATGTGGAAGTGCCAATGGTGTAGCCATTACAGCCAATAAACATCAGGGCATCCGTGCAGGTTTGTGCTGGAATGCCGAAGTTGCTGCATTGGTTCGTCAGCACAACAATGCCAACGTATTATGTATCCCGGCACGGTTTATTTCGGTAGAAGAAGCCAAACAAATTGTAGAAATTTTCCTCACCACCGGGTTTGAAGGTGGCCGCCATGCTGATAGGGTTAATAAAATAAGCTGCTAA
- the tatC gene encoding twin-arginine translocase subunit TatC — protein MSDNRIVKAIKQKSKSMEAEMSFFDHIEELRWHLVRSSIAIVIITIGVFIYYDKIFDVVIMGPSKPTFWTYRMMCKIGDMLHSSGWCFDKIHVDLINTEMAGQFTLQINSSLLIGLTLGFPYLLWELWRFIRPALHEKERKAASGFVFYASFLFALGVLFGYYVISPMSINFLSSYTVSDKIKNLFDIDSYISSVATLTLATGAVFELPILIYILANLGVLTAKIMRSTRRYAIVIILIIAAVVTPTPDMLTMTVVSIPLFVLYEVGIVVAAIVEKRKLARAKELDL, from the coding sequence ATGAGCGACAATAGAATAGTAAAGGCCATCAAGCAAAAAAGTAAGTCTATGGAGGCCGAGATGTCATTTTTTGACCACATAGAAGAGTTACGCTGGCACCTGGTAAGGTCATCCATTGCAATTGTAATTATTACCATAGGTGTATTCATCTACTACGATAAGATTTTTGATGTGGTTATTATGGGCCCCAGCAAGCCTACCTTCTGGACCTACCGCATGATGTGTAAGATTGGTGACATGTTACATAGCTCGGGCTGGTGCTTCGACAAAATCCATGTAGACCTGATCAATACGGAAATGGCCGGTCAGTTTACTTTACAGATCAACTCATCCCTGCTTATAGGCCTAACTTTGGGTTTCCCCTATTTACTGTGGGAATTATGGCGCTTTATCAGACCGGCATTGCACGAAAAGGAGCGTAAAGCAGCCAGCGGATTTGTATTTTACGCCAGCTTCCTGTTTGCTTTAGGTGTGCTTTTTGGCTACTATGTAATTTCGCCAATGTCTATTAACTTCCTTTCAAGTTATACAGTTAGCGATAAGATCAAAAACTTGTTTGATATTGATTCTTACATCTCATCGGTGGCCACGCTAACACTGGCTACAGGTGCGGTATTCGAGTTGCCAATCTTAATTTATATTCTGGCTAACCTGGGTGTGCTTACGGCTAAAATTATGCGCTCAACACGTCGTTATGCCATCGTAATTATTTTGATTATTGCCGCCGTTGTAACACCAACGCCCGATATGTTAACCATGACCGTGGTAAGTATCCCGTTGTTTGTATTATATGAAGTGGGTATAGTTGTAGCGGCTATTGTAGAGAAAAGGAAATTAGCAAGAGCGAAAGAGTTAGACTTATAA
- the accC gene encoding acetyl-CoA carboxylase biotin carboxylase subunit: MFKKILIANRGEIALRVIRTCKEMGIKTVAVYSTADRDSLHVRFADEAVCIGPPASRDSYLNIPNIISAAELTNADAIHPGYGFLSENAKFSAICAEYGIKFIGATADQINAMGDKASAKATMKKAGVPTIPGSEGLLTSVKEGITIANKIGYPIILKATAGGGGRGMRIVWKDEEFENAWDSARAESGAAFGNDGLYLEKFVEDPRHIEIQVVGDQFGKVCHLSERDCSIQRRHQKLVEEAPSPFMTEKLRKKMGEAAVKGAKAVKYEGAGTIEFLVDKHRNFYFMEMNTRIQVEHPVTEEVINFDLIKEQIKVAAGIPISGKNYEPTMHAIECRINAEDPANNFRPSPGKITNFHSPGGHGVRVDTHVYTGYVIPPNYDSMIAKLICVAQTREEALNTMERALSEFVIEGVKTTIPFHLQLLQDPNFRAGNFTTKFMETFEYAE; encoded by the coding sequence ATGTTTAAAAAAATATTAATAGCTAACCGAGGTGAAATTGCCCTGCGCGTTATACGCACCTGCAAGGAAATGGGCATCAAAACCGTAGCTGTATATTCAACCGCCGACCGTGACAGCCTTCATGTGCGTTTTGCAGATGAAGCCGTATGTATCGGCCCGCCGGCCAGCCGCGATTCTTACTTAAATATCCCCAATATTATTTCTGCTGCAGAGTTAACCAATGCCGATGCTATCCATCCAGGTTATGGTTTCTTGTCAGAGAATGCTAAATTCTCAGCTATCTGCGCCGAGTACGGTATCAAATTTATCGGTGCAACTGCCGATCAGATTAATGCCATGGGCGATAAGGCTTCTGCCAAAGCAACCATGAAAAAGGCTGGTGTACCAACCATACCAGGTTCAGAAGGTTTATTAACCAGCGTTAAAGAAGGTATTACCATTGCCAATAAAATAGGTTATCCTATTATATTGAAAGCTACTGCCGGTGGTGGTGGCCGTGGTATGCGCATTGTTTGGAAAGACGAAGAGTTTGAAAACGCATGGGATTCTGCCCGTGCTGAGTCTGGCGCAGCTTTCGGTAACGATGGTTTATACCTGGAGAAATTTGTAGAAGATCCGCGCCACATCGAAATACAGGTAGTAGGCGATCAGTTTGGCAAAGTTTGCCACCTGTCTGAGCGCGATTGCTCAATCCAACGCCGTCACCAGAAACTGGTTGAGGAAGCACCTTCACCATTCATGACCGAAAAACTGCGTAAAAAAATGGGTGAAGCTGCTGTTAAAGGCGCTAAAGCTGTTAAATACGAAGGAGCCGGTACTATTGAATTTTTGGTTGATAAACACCGTAACTTCTACTTTATGGAGATGAACACCCGTATCCAGGTAGAGCACCCGGTTACCGAAGAGGTGATCAACTTCGACTTAATTAAAGAACAAATTAAGGTTGCCGCAGGTATCCCTATCTCAGGTAAAAACTACGAGCCAACCATGCACGCTATCGAGTGCCGTATAAATGCCGAAGACCCTGCTAATAATTTCCGCCCTTCACCGGGTAAAATTACCAACTTCCACTCACCGGGTGGCCATGGTGTAAGGGTTGATACGCATGTTTACACAGGCTACGTAATCCCGCCGAACTATGATTCGATGATTGCCAAGCTGATCTGTGTTGCACAAACACGCGAAGAAGCATTAAACACAATGGAACGCGCGCTTTCTGAATTTGTGATTGAAGGGGTAAAAACAACTATACCTTTTCACCTGCAATTACTGCAAGACCCTAATTTCAGGGCAGGTAATTTCACCACAAAATTTATGGAAACATTTGAGTACGCTGAGTAA
- the accB gene encoding acetyl-CoA carboxylase biotin carboxyl carrier protein encodes MDIKQIQDLIRFVAKAGVSEVSIEQEEFKITIKTQQAPTYVNATIPALPTAAPAAAPVATVVEHTAAPAEAPAAADTSKYITIKSPMIGTFYRSSTPEKPSFVNVGDEIKTGTVLCIIEAMKLFNEIESEVSGRIVKVLVDNASPVEYDQPLYLVEPM; translated from the coding sequence ATGGATATTAAACAAATTCAGGATTTGATTCGCTTTGTTGCCAAAGCAGGTGTAAGCGAAGTCTCGATTGAGCAAGAAGAATTTAAGATCACGATAAAAACACAACAGGCCCCAACCTATGTTAATGCCACTATCCCGGCATTACCTACGGCTGCACCTGCTGCCGCACCGGTAGCAACTGTTGTTGAGCATACTGCTGCCCCGGCCGAAGCGCCTGCTGCAGCTGATACTTCAAAATACATCACCATTAAATCGCCAATGATCGGTACTTTCTACCGCTCATCAACGCCAGAAAAACCATCGTTTGTAAACGTGGGCGATGAAATTAAAACCGGTACTGTATTGTGTATCATCGAAGCCATGAAACTATTTAATGAAATAGAATCAGAAGTTTCGGGCCGTATCGTAAAAGTATTGGTTGATAATGCATCACCAGTTGAGTACGACCAGCCTTTGTATTTAGTAGAACCAATGTAA
- a CDS encoding beta-ketoacyl-ACP synthase III, with protein sequence MQKIYAAITAVNGYVPEYVLTNQELEAMVDTNDEWITSRTGIKERRILKGEGLATSDLAVPAVKGLLEKRGIGAEEIELIIFCTTTPDMPFPATANILADKVGAKNAWGYDLQAACSGFVFGLATGAAFIESGRYTKVLVVGGDKMSSIVNYQDRATCIIFGDGCGCALLEPNTEGYGIIDSVLKSDGSGREFLNMKAGGSLKPATHATVDAHEHYAYQEGKTVFKFAVTNMADVAAEVMERNKLESDDVAWLVPHQANKRIIDATANRMGVNSDKVIINIERYGNTTNGTIPLCLWEWENKFKKGDNLVLAAFGGGFTWGSMYIKWAY encoded by the coding sequence ATGCAAAAAATATACGCTGCTATTACAGCTGTGAATGGTTACGTGCCCGAATACGTACTTACTAACCAAGAGCTGGAAGCAATGGTTGATACTAACGACGAGTGGATTACCAGCCGTACAGGTATCAAAGAACGCCGTATTTTAAAAGGCGAAGGCCTTGCCACTTCTGATTTGGCCGTACCGGCCGTAAAGGGCCTGCTCGAAAAACGGGGCATCGGCGCCGAAGAAATTGAACTCATTATTTTTTGTACCACCACACCCGATATGCCTTTCCCGGCTACGGCAAATATTTTAGCAGATAAAGTAGGCGCCAAAAATGCATGGGGATATGATTTACAGGCAGCTTGTTCGGGCTTTGTGTTTGGTTTGGCTACCGGCGCGGCATTTATAGAAAGCGGTCGTTATACTAAGGTGTTGGTAGTAGGTGGCGATAAAATGTCGTCGATCGTAAACTACCAGGACCGTGCTACCTGTATTATTTTTGGCGATGGTTGCGGCTGTGCCCTGCTTGAGCCTAATACAGAAGGTTATGGTATTATAGATTCGGTTCTGAAAAGCGATGGCTCGGGCCGCGAATTCCTGAACATGAAAGCAGGTGGTTCATTAAAACCGGCTACACATGCCACTGTTGATGCGCATGAACATTATGCCTACCAGGAAGGTAAAACCGTATTTAAGTTTGCCGTTACCAACATGGCCGATGTTGCTGCCGAGGTAATGGAACGCAACAAACTTGAATCAGACGATGTAGCCTGGTTAGTGCCGCATCAGGCAAATAAACGTATTATAGATGCTACTGCTAACCGTATGGGTGTAAACTCAGACAAGGTTATTATTAACATAGAGCGTTATGGCAATACCACCAACGGTACTATACCGCTTTGTTTGTGGGAATGGGAAAACAAGTTTAAAAAAGGCGATAACCTGGTTTTAGCTGCTTTTGGCGGCGGGTTTACATGGGGTTCTATGTATATCAAATGGGCTTATTAA
- the plsX gene encoding phosphate acyltransferase PlsX encodes MKIGLDIMGGDYAPKATVLGAIEACKVLSADHQLVLIGDKPTALALLEEQGFSADNFEFVHTTEVIGMGEHPTKAIVQKPDSSISVGFKMLKEGLIDTFSSAGNTGAMLVGSVFSVKSIPGVIRPAMASIVPKLKGGLGILLDVGANADCKPETLVQFGVLGSIYAELIYNVESPRVALVNIGEEEEKGNMLALATYPLMKETKLFNFVGNVEGRDIFGDQADVIVTDGFTGNVILKMAESFYVITMKKGLRDEFFDRFNYEQYGGSPILGVNAPVVVGHGISNPKAIKNMVLLSRDMVESGLIEKIKQAFQ; translated from the coding sequence ATGAAGATTGGCTTGGATATTATGGGCGGTGATTACGCTCCCAAAGCAACTGTTTTAGGGGCAATTGAAGCTTGTAAAGTATTATCAGCAGATCATCAGCTTGTGCTCATTGGGGACAAGCCTACCGCTTTAGCACTGCTCGAAGAGCAGGGTTTTAGCGCTGATAATTTTGAGTTTGTGCATACCACAGAAGTGATTGGTATGGGCGAACACCCAACAAAAGCCATTGTACAAAAACCAGATTCGAGCATTAGCGTAGGCTTTAAGATGCTTAAAGAAGGTTTGATCGACACGTTTTCATCCGCTGGAAACACAGGCGCCATGCTTGTGGGTTCTGTATTTAGCGTAAAAAGTATTCCGGGCGTTATTCGCCCTGCCATGGCATCCATTGTACCCAAACTGAAAGGCGGTTTGGGTATTTTGTTGGATGTAGGTGCCAATGCCGATTGTAAGCCAGAAACTCTGGTGCAGTTTGGTGTATTGGGCAGCATTTATGCAGAACTTATTTATAACGTTGAGTCTCCCCGCGTTGCCCTTGTAAATATTGGCGAAGAGGAAGAGAAGGGCAACATGCTTGCCCTGGCCACTTATCCTTTAATGAAGGAAACCAAGCTGTTTAATTTTGTGGGTAATGTGGAAGGCCGTGATATTTTTGGCGATCAGGCAGATGTAATCGTTACTGATGGCTTTACGGGCAATGTGATATTGAAAATGGCTGAGTCCTTTTACGTGATTACCATGAAAAAAGGGCTGAGGGATGAGTTTTTCGATCGCTTTAACTATGAGCAATATGGTGGTAGCCCAATTTTGGGTGTTAATGCGCCGGTTGTAGTTGGGCACGGTATCTCAAACCCTAAGGCTATTAAAAACATGGTACTTTTATCAAGAGATATGGTGGAGAGCGGTTTGATTGAAAAAATAAAACAGGCTTTTCAGTAA
- the rpmF gene encoding 50S ribosomal protein L32, with amino-acid sequence MPNPKRKFSKSRRDKRRTHYKAEAPGLTTCQTTGAVHLPHRAYTVDGNIYYNGKILVEKTAVA; translated from the coding sequence ATGCCAAATCCAAAACGGAAATTTTCGAAATCAAGAAGAGATAAGCGCAGAACGCATTACAAAGCTGAGGCTCCTGGTTTAACAACATGTCAAACTACCGGCGCAGTGCACTTACCACACAGAGCTTATACTGTTGATGGTAACATTTACTACAACGGTAAAATCCTTGTTGAAAAAACTGCTGTAGCTTAA
- a CDS encoding YceD family protein, protein MKKSLHLRANYRSLKSLKTYSIPFTGLKLGKHLFEYAITDAFFEELDYSLVKKADLACKVELDKQETMLILTFDIAGTIGLTCDKCLSQYPQQVNIHEQQIAKFGEEEIDEDEEIITLRKNDFEINVAGLIYEYVTVAVPFFARCNDEGNTPYCDKEMLERLNKLASGESETNNEQHDPRWDALKKFK, encoded by the coding sequence TTGAAAAAATCCCTACATTTGCGGGCTAATTATCGCTCATTGAAATCGTTAAAAACATATTCGATTCCTTTTACAGGCCTTAAGCTTGGGAAGCATCTTTTTGAGTATGCTATAACAGATGCTTTTTTCGAAGAGCTCGATTATTCGCTGGTAAAAAAAGCCGACCTTGCGTGCAAGGTTGAGTTGGATAAGCAGGAAACTATGCTGATCCTTACTTTTGATATTGCGGGTACCATTGGGCTTACCTGTGATAAGTGTTTATCGCAGTACCCGCAGCAAGTGAATATTCACGAGCAGCAGATTGCCAAATTTGGCGAAGAAGAAATAGACGAGGATGAGGAGATCATCACCTTGCGTAAAAACGATTTTGAAATAAACGTTGCAGGGTTAATATATGAATATGTAACCGTTGCTGTGCCGTTTTTTGCGCGGTGCAACGACGAGGGGAATACCCCATATTGTGATAAAGAAATGCTCGAGCGGTTGAATAAACTTGCATCGGGTGAAAGTGAAACAAACAACGAGCAGCATGACCCACGGTGGGATGCACTCAAAAAATTTAAATGA
- a CDS encoding DUF6249 domain-containing protein, translating to MEGPEILIPIVVPTVMFLTIFGIVYLYKRERMAMIERGMDPRRYKAQSAPFQNLKWGLLLIGAGLGLFIAYLLDRTAFANDSDNEAIYFGLIAVFGGLGLFASYLIEKKETMPRKDDYKIEE from the coding sequence ATGGAAGGTCCAGAAATATTAATCCCGATAGTAGTACCAACAGTAATGTTTTTAACAATATTTGGTATAGTTTATTTGTACAAACGTGAGCGCATGGCCATGATAGAGCGGGGGATGGATCCACGCCGGTATAAAGCGCAATCAGCTCCTTTTCAAAACCTTAAGTGGGGGTTGTTGCTAATTGGCGCAGGTTTGGGCTTATTTATAGCTTACTTGTTAGACCGCACTGCTTTTGCCAACGATAGTGATAACGAGGCTATTTACTTTGGTTTGATAGCCGTGTTTGGTGGCTTGGGCTTATTTGCCTCATACCTGATTGAAAAGAAAGAAACCATGCCCCGTAAGGACGATTACAAAATAGAAGAATAA
- a CDS encoding RNA polymerase sigma factor, whose amino-acid sequence MQSKLSDIELIEQTLGGNQAAYADLIKRHQRFVFTLAMRFAKSREDAEEIAQDCFVKAYKSLSSFQQQSKFSTWLYSIVYTTAMTFLRKKRVDTTSIDDENVYLQVEEHGSFENNLAEKKSRSFYVNQAISQLLPDDATIITLFYTGEQSLEEIAETLGMEANTVKVKLFRARQRLKEKLEKLLKHEAKELI is encoded by the coding sequence ATGCAAAGTAAGCTCTCGGATATAGAATTGATTGAACAGACTCTTGGTGGAAACCAGGCAGCTTATGCCGATCTTATAAAACGCCATCAACGTTTTGTATTTACGTTGGCTATGCGTTTTGCCAAAAGCCGCGAAGATGCCGAAGAGATAGCACAGGATTGCTTTGTAAAAGCATACAAGTCGCTCTCGAGCTTTCAGCAGCAGTCAAAATTCAGTACTTGGCTTTACAGTATTGTATATACCACCGCCATGACATTTTTGCGTAAAAAACGGGTAGATACTACCTCTATAGACGATGAGAATGTATACCTTCAGGTTGAAGAGCATGGCAGTTTTGAAAATAACCTCGCCGAAAAAAAGTCGAGGTCGTTTTATGTTAACCAGGCTATATCGCAGCTGCTGCCCGATGATGCAACTATAATTACGTTGTTTTATACAGGCGAACAGTCGCTCGAAGAAATTGCCGAAACTTTAGGTATGGAGGCCAATACCGTTAAAGTTAAACTATTTAGGGCCAGGCAGCGTTTGAAAGAGAAATTAGAGAAGCTGTTAAAACACGAAGCTAAAGAACTGATATGA
- a CDS encoding anti-sigma factor family protein: MNSIEEKLWNYIDGTCTPDEQQAISILIETDENYRRQYEELRLLNAEFENIELEEPPMAFTYRVMEAIRTEEASVPLKASINKNIIRGLFGVFTFIIASVFIYALFTINWSAGSTHAASFSVPDVKLPVSLPNKNILSSTPVLKAFIFFDVVFGLFFLDAYLRKQRAARQL, translated from the coding sequence ATGAACAGCATAGAAGAAAAACTTTGGAACTATATTGATGGCACCTGCACACCCGATGAGCAGCAGGCTATTAGTATATTAATTGAAACCGACGAGAATTACCGCCGCCAGTACGAGGAGCTGCGTTTACTTAACGCCGAATTTGAAAACATAGAGCTTGAAGAACCACCTATGGCCTTTACCTACCGTGTAATGGAAGCCATACGCACCGAAGAAGCCAGTGTGCCGCTTAAAGCATCCATCAATAAAAACATCATCAGGGGACTATTTGGCGTGTTTACCTTTATTATTGCGTCGGTTTTTATATACGCTTTGTTTACTATTAACTGGAGCGCAGGCAGCACACATGCAGCCAGCTTTAGCGTACCCGACGTAAAACTACCGGTAAGCCTGCCCAACAAAAATATTTTAAGCAGCACCCCGGTATTAAAAGCATTTATATTTTTTGATGTGGTATTTGGCTTATTTTTCCTGGATGCCTACTTGCGCAAACAACGCGCGGCACGCCAACTTTAA
- a CDS encoding S8 family serine peptidase, with product MKFFSKSVTGIVICSSLLAWFSAGAQSRVADTPVPPNWFALDAKADGYYGISLNQAYQFLKGKKSKTVVVTTIDSGIDTAQKDLQPVLWTNIKEKKGNGKDDDKNGFIDDIHGWNFIGGPDGKCDCKETSEEVREYERLKPKYFTATASTATDKKEYTYWLHVKHLRDSTVNKADTELKQLTPIMSALVETSAMVKRALNLKGDQSFTLADLNRIKATNDTLRDIKYMWTTTLSAAGDNANNVKILKDYTDYVTKLTNDVNPDLDMRKHTVGDNPDILNDKPYGNNQLKMDQSFHGTMVAGFIGAVRGNGYGIDGVADNVRIMSVVASPDGDEYDKDVANAIYYAVNNGAKIINMSFGKKLSPHKDWVDAAFKYAAAHDVLLVLASGNDSQNVDDNQDFPNDTFLDGSATDADNVINVGASGMKADEALAADFSNYGKKNVDVFAPGVQVTSVTVNAETETEDGTSFSSPITAGVAALVLEYFPDLSARQLKQVIMQSAHPLNGVMVNKPGTKDRVDFTTLSKSGGIVNAYEAVQIASKMKGERK from the coding sequence ATGAAGTTCTTTTCTAAAAGTGTTACCGGAATTGTTATTTGCTCGAGTTTATTAGCGTGGTTTTCTGCCGGTGCACAAAGCCGGGTTGCCGATACCCCGGTGCCTCCCAACTGGTTTGCCCTTGATGCCAAAGCCGATGGTTATTACGGTATAAGTCTTAACCAGGCCTATCAGTTTTTAAAAGGCAAAAAAAGTAAAACGGTAGTGGTAACTACTATTGATAGCGGTATTGATACCGCTCAAAAAGATCTTCAACCTGTACTTTGGACTAATATCAAAGAGAAAAAGGGCAACGGCAAAGACGACGATAAAAACGGTTTTATTGACGACATACATGGCTGGAACTTTATAGGTGGCCCCGATGGTAAATGCGACTGTAAAGAAACATCGGAAGAAGTGCGCGAATATGAGCGACTGAAACCTAAATACTTTACGGCTACGGCATCAACCGCTACAGATAAAAAAGAATATACTTACTGGCTGCATGTAAAGCACTTGCGCGATTCGACGGTGAACAAAGCGGATACCGAGTTAAAACAATTGACCCCAATTATGAGCGCCCTGGTTGAAACCAGTGCTATGGTGAAACGGGCACTCAATTTAAAAGGCGACCAAAGCTTCACCCTGGCAGATCTTAACCGTATTAAAGCCACCAATGATACCCTGCGCGATATTAAATATATGTGGACAACCACGCTATCTGCCGCAGGTGATAATGCCAACAATGTTAAGATTTTAAAAGATTACACCGATTACGTAACCAAATTGACCAATGATGTAAACCCCGATTTGGATATGCGCAAGCATACCGTAGGCGATAACCCGGATATACTGAACGATAAGCCTTACGGCAACAACCAGCTTAAAATGGACCAATCTTTCCACGGTACAATGGTGGCAGGGTTTATTGGCGCAGTTCGTGGTAACGGTTATGGTATTGATGGTGTGGCTGATAATGTGCGCATTATGTCGGTAGTGGCTTCGCCGGATGGGGATGAATATGATAAGGATGTGGCTAACGCGATTTATTATGCAGTGAATAACGGTGCTAAAATCATCAACATGAGCTTCGGTAAAAAACTATCGCCGCATAAGGATTGGGTTGATGCTGCTTTTAAATATGCTGCTGCACATGATGTACTGCTGGTGCTGGCATCGGGCAACGATAGCCAGAATGTTGACGATAACCAGGATTTCCCGAATGATACTTTCCTGGATGGATCGGCTACTGATGCAGATAATGTGATTAACGTAGGCGCATCAGGCATGAAAGCCGACGAGGCTTTAGCAGCTGATTTTAGCAACTACGGTAAAAAAAATGTAGATGTATTTGCACCCGGTGTACAGGTGACCTCGGTAACCGTTAATGCCGAGACTGAGACAGAGGATGGTACCAGTTTTTCATCGCCTATAACCGCAGGTGTAGCCGCATTGGTATTAGAGTACTTCCCAGATCTGAGTGCCCGCCAATTGAAACAGGTAATTATGCAATCGGCACATCCTCTAAACGGCGTTATGGTTAACAAGCCAGGCACTAAAGACCGTGTTGATTTTACCACATTAAGCAAAAGCGGCGGTATTGTAAATGCTTACGAAGCGGTACAGATTGCCTCAAAAATGAAGGGTGAACGAAAGTAA